In the genome of Pelobacter seleniigenes DSM 18267, one region contains:
- a CDS encoding LolA family protein, with protein sequence MIRNLLLALLLLLPLTCWAEPADLAAVINSLETPFSRQTPVSQRISDFQGEFFQQSHIASISRVQHGEGRVRFKFLFQQQLTPTVMFRWEYSQPEIQEIISDGQTLWFYLPDNSQVIQSDMSEVNKDGGPNPVTFLSSLGDLGREFSVTWGEPRLDERGNYRLRLTPRVASNLVKVMEVVVAKDAVEKGQQTSENPIFPLLQTDVTDQQGNRTTIEFVNVKVNPGLPASDFKFTIPPGVEVVKPTEQQTF encoded by the coding sequence ATGATACGTAACCTGCTGCTGGCTTTATTGTTGTTGCTTCCCCTGACCTGCTGGGCCGAACCAGCCGACCTGGCTGCCGTGATCAACAGCCTGGAGACCCCTTTTTCCCGACAGACTCCGGTCAGCCAGCGGATCAGCGATTTTCAGGGCGAGTTCTTCCAGCAATCCCATATCGCATCGATCAGCCGGGTCCAGCATGGTGAAGGACGGGTCCGGTTCAAGTTCCTGTTTCAACAGCAACTAACACCGACGGTGATGTTTCGCTGGGAATACAGCCAGCCGGAAATTCAGGAGATTATCTCCGACGGCCAGACCCTGTGGTTTTACCTGCCCGATAACAGTCAGGTGATCCAAAGCGATATGAGTGAAGTGAATAAGGATGGCGGGCCCAATCCGGTCACCTTCCTCAGCAGCCTGGGCGACCTGGGCCGGGAATTTAGCGTGACCTGGGGGGAGCCGCGACTTGATGAGCGAGGCAACTATCGGCTGCGACTGACCCCGCGGGTGGCTTCCAACCTGGTCAAGGTCATGGAGGTGGTGGTCGCCAAAGATGCCGTCGAGAAGGGCCAACAGACCAGTGAAAACCCGATTTTTCCCTTATTGCAGACCGATGTGACCGATCAGCAGGGGAACCGAACCACCATCGAGTTTGTTAATGTCAAGGTTAACCCGGGCTTGCCGGCCAGCGATTTTAAGTTCACCATTCCGCCGGGAGTTGAGGTGGTCAAGCCGACCGAGCAGCAGACTTTCTGA
- the rimO gene encoding 30S ribosomal protein S12 methylthiotransferase RimO, protein MEKLKVSLVSLGCPKNLVDAEVMLGHLPPQRFEIIVDESQADIIIVNTCSFINDAKEESIDTILEVADYKENGACRMLIVSGCLPQRYQEDLQQQLPEVDLFLGISEGARIVELIDRQLGSDSSTLEIGAPDYLYDHTTPRVNSSPAYTSYVKIAEGCSNRCSYCIIPQLRGDLRSRSIASVVAEVRALAAQGVTEINLIAQDITAYGRDRQDGATIEGLLKELVKVEEIVWVRLLYAYPDGVSDELIELIATQEKICNYLDLPLQHIDDVILKQMNRRLGEQEVRGLLERMRTRIPDLTLRTSFIVGFPGESREQFDKLLAFVEEGHFERVGVFRYSREEGTPAASYPNQVPASTKKSRLNKLMKAQARVSFAKNRALVGRVEQVLIEGYSDETDLLLKGRSARQAPDIDGQYLITAGHADVGEYVSLKITDSSEYDLIGEMIEE, encoded by the coding sequence GTGGAAAAGTTAAAAGTCAGTCTGGTCAGCCTCGGCTGCCCGAAAAACCTGGTCGATGCCGAGGTGATGCTGGGCCATCTGCCGCCCCAGCGCTTTGAAATTATTGTTGATGAAAGTCAGGCGGATATTATCATCGTCAACACCTGTTCCTTTATCAATGACGCCAAGGAAGAGTCCATCGATACCATTCTGGAGGTCGCCGACTACAAGGAAAACGGCGCCTGCCGGATGCTGATCGTGTCCGGTTGCCTGCCGCAACGCTATCAGGAGGATCTCCAGCAGCAGTTGCCCGAGGTTGACCTGTTTCTTGGTATTTCCGAAGGCGCTCGGATCGTTGAACTGATCGATCGGCAGCTGGGCAGCGATTCGTCGACCCTGGAAATCGGCGCACCGGACTATCTCTATGATCACACCACGCCGCGGGTCAACTCTTCGCCGGCTTACACCAGCTACGTCAAGATTGCCGAAGGCTGCTCCAATCGCTGCTCTTACTGCATCATCCCGCAATTACGCGGCGACCTGCGCTCACGCAGTATCGCTTCGGTGGTGGCGGAGGTGCGCGCTCTGGCCGCCCAGGGGGTGACCGAGATTAACCTGATCGCTCAGGATATCACCGCTTATGGGCGGGACCGGCAGGACGGGGCGACCATCGAAGGGCTGCTCAAGGAACTGGTCAAGGTCGAGGAGATCGTCTGGGTCCGTTTGCTCTACGCTTATCCGGACGGCGTTTCGGACGAACTGATCGAACTGATCGCAACCCAGGAAAAAATCTGTAACTACCTGGATTTGCCGTTACAGCATATCGATGATGTGATCCTCAAGCAGATGAACCGTCGACTTGGCGAACAGGAGGTTCGCGGCTTATTGGAACGGATGCGGACCCGGATTCCCGATCTTACTTTGCGGACCTCCTTCATCGTCGGTTTCCCGGGGGAAAGCCGGGAACAGTTCGACAAGCTGCTGGCTTTTGTTGAAGAAGGTCATTTCGAGCGGGTCGGGGTGTTCCGTTACAGTCGCGAAGAGGGGACCCCGGCCGCGAGTTATCCAAACCAGGTTCCGGCTTCAACCAAGAAGAGCCGCCTCAACAAGCTGATGAAGGCCCAGGCGCGGGTGTCTTTTGCCAAAAACCGGGCCCTGGTCGGACGGGTTGAGCAGGTGTTGATCGAAGGCTACAGCGACGAAACCGATCTGCTGCTGAAAGGGCGTAGCGCCAGACAGGCACCGGATATCGACGGCCAGTACCTGATTACCGCGGGGCATGCGGATGTCGGTGAATACGTCAGCCTGAAGATTACCGATTCTTCCGAGTACGACCTGATCGGCGAGATGATCGAAGAGTGA
- a CDS encoding FAD:protein FMN transferase: MFRRSALVLLIVAALLWFVRYRTAQPQPPLVRTALIMGTLVEIRVYDQSGGEAEAAVNAAFAEMRRVEQLFSSAVPGSEVVRLSAATGPLEVDAETARVLKTGLRIAHRSAGAFDMTLGKVKALWGIETDHPRIPSSVELSAALVGVGPDSLQVVGQQVSKARPDLVLELGGIAKGYAVDRAIELLQGKSIRSAAVNAGGDIRLLGNRQGEPWRIGIQHPRREDDVLLTLPLVNRAVVTSGDYERFFERAGVRYHHIFDPATGRPARGCQSVTVIAADAMTADALATAAFVLGPVKGLALLQGEKDVEGLLVAADGRILKTAGLK, translated from the coding sequence TTGTTTCGAAGATCGGCATTGGTCCTGCTTATTGTGGCGGCGTTGCTGTGGTTTGTCCGGTATCGTACTGCTCAGCCGCAGCCCCCGTTGGTGCGCACGGCATTGATCATGGGAACCTTGGTCGAAATCAGGGTTTATGATCAGTCCGGCGGAGAGGCGGAAGCGGCCGTTAACGCGGCCTTTGCCGAAATGAGGCGGGTCGAACAGCTGTTTTCCAGCGCGGTTCCAGGCAGTGAAGTGGTGCGGTTATCTGCTGCTACGGGTCCGCTTGAAGTTGATGCGGAAACCGCTCGCGTACTCAAGACCGGCCTGCGCATTGCACACCGCAGCGCCGGGGCCTTTGATATGACTCTTGGCAAGGTAAAAGCCCTGTGGGGGATTGAGACCGATCATCCGCGCATTCCCAGCTCCGTCGAGCTGAGCGCCGCCCTGGTCGGGGTCGGTCCGGATTCCCTGCAGGTGGTCGGTCAGCAGGTCAGCAAGGCCCGACCCGACCTGGTCCTGGAACTGGGCGGGATCGCCAAAGGCTATGCGGTTGATCGGGCGATCGAACTGTTGCAGGGCAAAAGTATCCGTTCGGCTGCGGTCAATGCCGGCGGTGACATTCGTTTACTCGGCAATCGGCAGGGTGAACCCTGGCGCATCGGGATTCAGCATCCGCGGCGGGAGGATGATGTCCTTCTAACCCTGCCGCTGGTCAATCGGGCGGTGGTCACCTCTGGCGACTATGAGCGGTTTTTTGAACGCGCTGGCGTTCGCTATCATCATATTTTCGACCCTGCTACCGGTCGCCCGGCCCGCGGTTGCCAAAGTGTGACCGTGATTGCCGCTGATGCCATGACCGCCGACGCTCTGGCCACGGCGGCCTTTGTCCTCGGTCCGGTCAAAGGACTGGCTTTGCTGCAAGGGGAAAAGGATGTCGAGGGGCTGCTGGTCGCTGCTGACGGGCGGATTTTGAAAACCGCCGGACTGAAATGA
- a CDS encoding chemotaxis protein CheC: MNGKRTMSASQLSGLCARLEEAFLATGETMSRFLDAPLQLNPELACTVVSGREAGFEVPCSKEAGVGIELSGDLAGQLVLLISHPSCHWITARLIGPGQSDELTALARSALQEVGNILVSSFLTELENRFGVTSRLHPPRFNQGASQDLFHFFFPAPLSEAVVIKGGFCSADQQARFRVFLLLDLPQALILT; encoded by the coding sequence ATGAACGGGAAGCGAACCATGTCCGCGTCTCAATTGAGCGGTCTTTGCGCCAGGTTGGAGGAAGCTTTTCTGGCCACCGGGGAAACGATGTCGCGGTTTTTGGACGCACCGCTGCAACTGAACCCGGAACTTGCCTGCACTGTCGTGAGCGGACGGGAGGCCGGGTTCGAGGTGCCCTGCAGCAAAGAGGCCGGAGTCGGCATCGAGCTCAGCGGTGATCTGGCCGGGCAACTGGTGCTGTTGATTTCCCACCCGTCCTGTCACTGGATCACTGCCAGACTGATCGGCCCCGGGCAAAGCGATGAATTAACGGCTCTGGCCCGTTCCGCCTTGCAGGAGGTGGGAAATATTCTGGTCTCCTCTTTTCTGACTGAGCTGGAAAATCGCTTTGGTGTAACCAGCCGGCTTCATCCGCCGCGCTTTAATCAAGGGGCGTCACAGGACCTCTTCCATTTTTTCTTTCCCGCTCCCCTTTCCGAAGCCGTTGTGATCAAGGGCGGATTTTGCAGCGCTGATCAGCAAGCCCGGTTCAGAGTCTTTTTGTTGCTCGACCTGCCCCAGGCCTTAATCCTGACCTAG
- a CDS encoding YajQ family cyclic di-GMP-binding protein: protein MPSFDIVSKVDFQEVDNAVNQAVKEIAQRFDFKGTTNEVELEKDGLKILAADEYKLQAIKDILIGKLVRRNVSPKCFDYGKEEPASGGAVRVRAAIVQGISKEKGKEIVKLIKETKLKVQAQIMEDQVRVTGKKIDDLQEVIQTLKGKDLGIELQFENMRS from the coding sequence ATGCCGAGTTTTGACATTGTCTCCAAGGTCGATTTTCAGGAAGTTGACAATGCGGTCAACCAGGCCGTGAAGGAGATCGCCCAGCGCTTTGATTTCAAAGGAACCACCAACGAGGTGGAACTGGAAAAAGACGGTCTGAAAATCCTTGCCGCCGACGAATATAAGCTGCAGGCGATCAAGGATATTCTGATCGGCAAGCTGGTCCGCCGCAACGTTTCTCCCAAATGTTTCGATTACGGCAAGGAAGAGCCCGCTTCGGGCGGCGCGGTGCGGGTACGGGCTGCCATCGTCCAGGGGATCAGCAAGGAAAAAGGAAAAGAGATCGTCAAGTTGATCAAAGAGACCAAGCTGAAGGTGCAGGCACAGATCATGGAAGATCAGGTCCGGGTCACCGGCAAGAAGATCGACGATCTGCAGGAAGTGATTCAGACCCTGAAAGGGAAGGATCTTGGCATCGAATTGCAATTTGAAAACATGCGTTCCTGA